One genomic region from Anabaena sp. PCC 7108 encodes:
- a CDS encoding HetP family heterocyst commitment protein: protein MSQNIADYNRQINKKINTEQIEQIVKAIISGKYSWACVLLLRFSGHNPIEYIPYRTYIRLLKNNCLLAGSQQNKTPKKDVEMFNLKSNWIHF from the coding sequence ATGAGCCAAAATATTGCTGATTATAATAGACAAATCAATAAGAAAATTAATACCGAACAAATTGAACAAATAGTCAAAGCAATTATATCTGGTAAGTACTCCTGGGCTTGCGTTTTACTTTTACGTTTTTCAGGACACAACCCAATAGAATATATACCCTATCGTACTTATATCAGATTGCTAAAAAATAATTGTCTACTTGCTGGTTCTCAGCAAAATAAAACTCCCAAAAAAGATGTGGAAATGTTTAATCTCAAGTCAAATTGGATTCATTTCTAA
- the trpC gene encoding indole-3-glycerol phosphate synthase TrpC: MIYPVSISNSRLQPILREIVSQKKLEVVQMQQEMSLASLQRQLTAAPTVRDFFTAVQQSLDKPSLIAEVKPVLPAQGLIKQEFNPVAIAKAYERGGATCLSVVTDQKFFQGSFEHLRAIRGLIALPLLCKDFILDPCQIYLARAAGADAILLIAAILSDREMHNFLRVIHYLGMNAVVEVHNLTELDRVLKLEDLRIVGINNRSLEDFSVNLSTTQQLMAARRSQLQNLGIIVTSESGIETAADLSLIADAGVNAVLMGDSLLQKGDLEETVRSLLKPNSPVYKDLVKKAV, from the coding sequence ATGATTTACCCAGTTAGTATCTCTAATAGTCGGCTGCAACCTATCCTCAGAGAAATTGTTTCGCAAAAAAAGCTAGAAGTCGTACAAATGCAGCAAGAAATGTCTTTAGCTTCTTTACAACGTCAATTAACTGCTGCTCCGACTGTAAGAGATTTTTTTACAGCTGTGCAACAAAGTCTTGACAAACCTAGCTTAATTGCAGAAGTAAAACCAGTATTACCTGCTCAAGGTTTGATCAAACAAGAATTTAATCCAGTAGCGATAGCTAAAGCGTATGAGCGTGGTGGAGCAACTTGTTTATCTGTCGTTACTGACCAAAAGTTTTTTCAGGGTAGTTTTGAGCATTTACGTGCTATCCGTGGTCTAATAGCATTACCTTTATTGTGCAAAGATTTTATTCTTGATCCCTGCCAAATTTATTTAGCACGGGCTGCGGGTGCTGATGCAATATTATTGATTGCAGCTATTCTTTCAGATAGAGAAATGCATAACTTTTTGCGTGTGATTCATTACTTGGGAATGAATGCGGTAGTCGAAGTCCATAACTTAACTGAATTGGATCGAGTACTTAAGTTAGAAGACTTACGCATAGTGGGAATTAACAACCGCAGTTTAGAAGATTTTAGTGTCAATCTTAGTACCACTCAGCAATTAATGGCAGCTAGGCGATCGCAATTACAAAACTTAGGTATAATCGTTACTAGTGAATCAGGAATCGAAACAGCAGCTGATTTATCTCTGATTGCTGATGCTGGTGTTAATGCAGTCTTGATGGGAGATTCTTTATTGCAAAAAGGGGATTTAGAGGAAACTGTACGCAGTTTACTGAAACCGAATTCTCCTGTCTATAAAGACCTGGTAAAAAAAGCAGTCTAA
- a CDS encoding DUF3082 domain-containing protein produces the protein MNEPNVTPSADTNAQVPPTPLRCIMGAAMSGGFGFAMYSLMIAIATTFASKPIHSDNPMVVNIGSAVRTLVVGVVALGTGIFGIVALGLLALAIQLLLQQFTKPKNS, from the coding sequence ATGAATGAACCAAATGTTACCCCTTCGGCAGATACTAACGCCCAAGTACCACCGACTCCCCTACGCTGTATAATGGGTGCGGCGATGTCGGGAGGATTTGGATTTGCCATGTATTCCCTCATGATAGCGATCGCAACAACTTTTGCCAGCAAACCCATCCATTCGGATAATCCCATGGTAGTAAATATTGGTTCTGCTGTTCGCACCTTAGTTGTGGGTGTAGTCGCTTTAGGAACCGGGATATTTGGGATTGTGGCACTTGGCTTATTAGCCTTGGCTATACAACTATTATTACAGCAATTCACAAAGCCTAAAAACAGTTAA
- a CDS encoding aminotransferase class I/II-fold pyridoxal phosphate-dependent enzyme, which produces MLNQNQTPLIDALKACTTRPHAPFYTPGHKRGVGISPLLTDLIGKDVFRADLTELAELDNLFKPENAILAAEELAAEAFGAEKTWFLVNGSTCGIEAAILATCRMGEKIILPRNVHSSVISGLILSGAMPIFIQPEYDEDLDIAHSVTPEAVKAALATHPDTKAVLIVYPTYDGICGNLQAIAQLTDQYNIPLIVDEAHGAHFHFHPELPISALSAGADLTVQSIHKTLGAMTQASMLHIQGKKIDIDRVNKALQLVQSTSPSFILLASLDAARQQMAIHGEKLMSQTLLLAKEARIELHQIPGLSTSLANQKKSPGFIDLDRTRLTVNVRKLGLTGFAAEDILNEKFAVVPEFSSWQNITFIISLGNTKTDITNLVQALNNLTHITPLTSECQPCKNKNDDIIANVVSIFPREAFFANSEILPLEKTQERICAEIICPYPPGIPLLMPGELITESALKYLQKIQNMGGFITGCADSSLKTLKVVKI; this is translated from the coding sequence ATGCTCAATCAAAATCAAACCCCCCTTATAGATGCCTTAAAAGCCTGTACAACCCGTCCTCATGCCCCATTTTACACCCCAGGACATAAACGCGGTGTGGGCATTTCTCCACTTTTAACTGATTTAATCGGTAAAGATGTCTTCCGCGCTGACTTAACAGAATTAGCAGAATTAGATAATTTATTCAAACCAGAAAATGCAATTCTCGCAGCCGAAGAACTCGCAGCCGAGGCTTTTGGGGCAGAGAAAACTTGGTTTTTAGTTAATGGTTCTACCTGCGGAATTGAAGCCGCAATTCTCGCTACTTGTAGAATGGGAGAAAAAATAATTCTGCCACGAAATGTTCATTCTTCAGTTATTTCTGGATTAATTCTTTCTGGTGCAATGCCTATTTTTATTCAACCTGAATATGATGAAGATTTAGATATTGCTCACAGCGTTACACCGGAAGCAGTAAAAGCAGCATTAGCAACACATCCAGATACAAAAGCAGTGCTGATAGTTTATCCTACTTATGACGGTATTTGTGGAAATTTGCAAGCGATCGCACAACTCACCGACCAATATAATATTCCCTTAATTGTAGACGAAGCACATGGCGCACATTTTCATTTTCACCCAGAATTACCAATATCTGCTTTAAGCGCAGGTGCAGATTTAACAGTACAATCAATTCATAAAACATTGGGAGCTATGACACAAGCATCAATGTTACATATTCAAGGTAAAAAAATTGATATTGATAGAGTCAATAAAGCTTTGCAATTAGTTCAATCTACTAGTCCTAGTTTTATTCTTTTAGCTTCTTTAGATGCTGCACGTCAGCAAATGGCAATACATGGGGAAAAGCTGATGTCTCAAACTCTACTACTAGCAAAAGAAGCCAGAATTGAACTTCATCAAATTCCTGGCTTATCTACTTCTCTTGCTAATCAAAAAAAATCACCGGGATTTATAGATTTAGACAGAACTCGATTAACAGTCAATGTGAGAAAATTAGGTTTGACTGGCTTTGCAGCTGAAGATATTTTAAATGAAAAATTTGCTGTCGTTCCTGAATTTTCATCTTGGCAAAATATCACCTTTATTATTAGCTTAGGAAACACAAAAACAGATATTACCAATTTAGTGCAAGCATTAAATAATCTTACCCATATCACCCCCTTGACATCTGAATGTCAACCGTGTAAAAATAAAAACGATGATATTATTGCCAATGTTGTATCAATTTTTCCTCGTGAGGCATTTTTTGCTAATAGTGAAATCCTCCCTTTAGAAAAAACCCAAGAACGGATTTGTGCTGAAATTATTTGTCCTTATCCTCCAGGAATTCCCCTATTAATGCCAGGAGAATTAATTACAGAATCAGCTTTAAAATATTTGCAAAAAATTCAAAATATGGGTGGTTTTATCACCGGTTGTGCAGATAGTAGTTTGAAAACTTTAAAAGTTGTTAAAATCTAA
- a CDS encoding response regulator: MIRESSKTILVIEDDAVTRNLFLGGLEAEGFVTIGAENGLVGIQQAQEHLPDLVICDLMMSDMDGYTVVTKLRQAVATSVIPFIFLTASNTMASMRKAMDLGADDYLTKPLTVNELLKAIAIRLEKQSLLRYCYAANYHQVPELSDSSLNSEFIFPPVPHLQEVFNYIEANYHKGITLSDVAQAVGYSSAYLTTQVGKETGETVNVWIVKRRMAAACTLLKNTHQTIEEIATKLGYQNACHFSRQFRQYHKLSPTNWRKENQFVQIPKTTKLQIIKNRSPLVNDLPLSS; this comes from the coding sequence ATGATACGTGAATCCTCGAAAACAATTCTCGTAATTGAAGATGATGCCGTTACCCGTAATCTCTTCTTAGGTGGTCTTGAAGCTGAAGGTTTTGTGACGATAGGAGCGGAAAATGGTCTGGTTGGTATCCAACAAGCACAAGAACATTTACCAGATTTGGTGATTTGTGATCTGATGATGTCAGATATGGATGGTTACACCGTTGTTACTAAGCTGCGTCAAGCTGTTGCTACATCTGTCATTCCGTTCATATTTCTCACAGCTAGTAATACGATGGCATCTATGAGAAAAGCTATGGATTTGGGAGCAGATGACTATCTTACCAAGCCTTTGACAGTGAATGAGTTACTAAAAGCGATCGCTATCCGACTAGAAAAGCAATCACTTCTCAGATACTGTTATGCAGCTAACTATCATCAAGTTCCAGAATTATCAGATAGTTCATTAAACTCTGAGTTTATCTTTCCGCCTGTTCCCCATCTCCAAGAAGTTTTCAACTATATTGAGGCTAATTATCACAAAGGGATTACTTTGTCTGATGTAGCCCAAGCTGTTGGCTATTCGTCGGCTTACTTAACTACCCAAGTAGGTAAAGAAACGGGAGAAACTGTGAATGTCTGGATTGTCAAGCGCCGCATGGCCGCTGCTTGTACTTTACTGAAAAATACTCATCAAACTATTGAAGAAATTGCGACAAAACTAGGCTATCAAAATGCTTGTCATTTCTCCCGCCAGTTTCGCCAGTATCACAAATTATCCCCAACAAATTGGAGAAAAGAAAATCAATTTGTGCAAATTCCTAAGACTACAAAACTACAAATCATCAAAAATCGCTCACCATTGGTGAATGATTTACCGTTAAGTAGTTGA
- the rsmA gene encoding 16S rRNA (adenine(1518)-N(6)/adenine(1519)-N(6))-dimethyltransferase RsmA produces the protein MIQPRKQFAQHWLKSEKALDAIVKAAECKNSDRILEIGPGTGILTRRLLPLVQSLVAVEIDRDLCKLLVKQLGQKENFLLLQGDFLTLDVQSQVTAFPNFQKQNHVVANIPYNITGPIIEKLLGTIAHPNPEPFDSIVLLVQKEVAERLYAKPGSRTFGALSVRVQYLASCELICTVPAAAFEPPPKVDSAVVRLRPRQIEIPAHDPKKLENLLKLGFGSKRKMLRNNLQSVIDRDRLTQLLEQLGINPQVRAEDLSVEQWVSLTNQLILN, from the coding sequence ATGATTCAACCGCGCAAGCAATTTGCTCAACATTGGTTAAAAAGCGAAAAGGCACTCGACGCAATTGTCAAGGCCGCTGAGTGTAAAAATAGCGATCGCATTTTGGAAATTGGCCCCGGTACTGGAATTCTGACTCGGCGGTTATTACCCCTAGTTCAATCTCTAGTCGCTGTGGAAATTGACCGCGATTTGTGCAAATTACTTGTTAAACAACTAGGTCAGAAGGAAAATTTTTTACTGCTACAAGGGGATTTTCTAACTCTAGATGTACAGTCTCAAGTGACTGCTTTTCCCAATTTCCAAAAGCAGAATCACGTTGTTGCCAATATTCCCTACAATATTACAGGGCCAATTATTGAAAAGTTACTTGGTACGATCGCTCATCCGAACCCAGAACCTTTTGATTCTATTGTCCTTCTGGTTCAAAAAGAAGTCGCAGAAAGATTATATGCTAAACCAGGATCAAGGACTTTTGGGGCGTTGTCTGTACGAGTGCAGTATTTAGCTAGTTGTGAGTTAATTTGTACAGTCCCCGCTGCGGCATTTGAACCACCACCAAAGGTTGACTCCGCTGTGGTGCGATTGCGCCCTCGTCAAATTGAAATTCCCGCCCATGACCCCAAAAAGTTGGAAAATCTGCTGAAATTAGGATTTGGGTCTAAGCGAAAAATGTTAAGAAATAATTTGCAATCGGTAATTGACCGCGATCGCTTGACTCAATTACTGGAACAATTAGGAATAAATCCCCAAGTACGCGCCGAAGACCTCAGTGTTGAACAATGGGTATCACTCACAAATCAGTTAATACTCAACTAA
- a CDS encoding PAS domain-containing sensor histidine kinase produces the protein MNSAEFSLISSNSLAASQSEEKFIFADYLINQSGDAAFCLGENAQFLYVNDVLCLQTDYSREELLSMTLSDLDVDFSLHNWSKQWQVLKKIKRICFKFRYCTKRDQVFVTEINLTYIKNQNKEFVCAFFRENSHELVDFSPQETIDEIKELTNYWQQEISKQNYAIIKGTRSIFYNLINDIKASVFLIQGTQIRYANSAAELLTGYTKQELLRNFDLKQLFKSQELRQCEKGGSEYQEIHILTKNGTDKWIACAVAQLEGNQDVESKKIEAIIGIDITNYKYAELQLNQALEQAKKLSEFRANFVSIICHQFRTPLNVVYFSNSLIQRHITQWTGDKIRPFLEHIQIAVEQINQILEDTLSLAKTESAKLNIEQKPIDLFQFCNELVSKILINNSHKSINVQSRGNCSMVWIDKKLLSVILNNLLDNAIKYSPIDSTVNFILNCEEGKVVFQIQDQGIGIPEEDQQRLFEPFYRGSNIDHIPGTGLGLSIVKTLVDLYQGEVSLVTKIGIGTTFTVTLPSVPYSEV, from the coding sequence ATGAATTCCGCCGAATTTAGCTTAATTTCATCTAATTCTCTAGCAGCATCACAGTCAGAAGAGAAGTTTATATTTGCTGATTATCTGATAAATCAGTCTGGAGATGCTGCATTTTGTTTAGGAGAAAATGCCCAGTTTCTTTATGTTAATGATGTACTCTGTCTTCAGACTGATTATTCCCGTGAGGAATTGCTGTCTATGACACTGAGTGATTTAGATGTAGATTTTTCTCTACATAATTGGTCAAAACAATGGCAAGTTTTGAAAAAAATAAAACGCATTTGCTTTAAATTTCGCTATTGTACTAAAAGAGATCAAGTATTTGTAACAGAGATAAACCTTACCTATATTAAAAATCAGAATAAAGAATTTGTATGTGCTTTTTTTAGAGAGAATAGTCATGAGTTAGTAGATTTTAGTCCCCAAGAAACCATTGATGAAATCAAGGAATTAACAAATTATTGGCAACAAGAAATATCTAAACAGAATTACGCAATAATAAAAGGAACAAGAAGTATATTTTATAACTTAATAAATGATATTAAAGCTAGTGTTTTTTTAATTCAAGGTACACAAATTCGCTATGCTAATTCGGCAGCAGAGTTACTAACTGGTTATACAAAACAGGAACTGTTGAGGAATTTTGATCTAAAGCAATTGTTCAAAAGTCAAGAATTAAGACAATGTGAAAAAGGAGGTTCTGAATATCAAGAAATACATATCCTGACAAAAAATGGTACAGATAAATGGATAGCTTGTGCTGTGGCTCAGTTAGAGGGAAACCAGGATGTGGAGAGTAAAAAAATTGAAGCAATTATAGGTATTGATATTACGAATTACAAATATGCAGAATTGCAGTTAAATCAGGCTTTAGAACAAGCTAAAAAACTCAGCGAATTCAGAGCGAATTTTGTTTCTATTATCTGCCACCAATTTCGTACACCATTAAATGTAGTATACTTTTCTAATAGCTTAATCCAGCGGCATATTACTCAATGGACAGGGGATAAAATACGACCATTTTTGGAACATATTCAAATAGCAGTCGAACAAATTAACCAAATTTTGGAGGATACTTTATCCTTAGCTAAAACAGAATCAGCAAAACTAAATATAGAGCAAAAACCTATTGATTTATTTCAGTTCTGTAATGAGTTAGTATCAAAAATACTGATAAATAATAGCCATAAATCTATTAATGTTCAGAGTCGAGGTAATTGCTCAATGGTATGGATTGATAAAAAATTATTAAGTGTGATTTTGAATAATTTGCTTGATAATGCCATTAAATATTCTCCTATTGATAGTACAGTAAATTTTATACTTAATTGTGAGGAGGGAAAAGTGGTTTTTCAAATTCAGGATCAAGGAATTGGCATTCCTGAAGAAGATCAACAAAGACTATTTGAGCCATTTTATCGAGGTAGCAATATTGATCATATTCCCGGTACAGGACTAGGTTTATCAATTGTTAAAACTCTGGTTGACTTGTATCAAGGAGAAGTTTCATTGGTGACGAAGATTGGGATTGGCACAACATTCACTGTGACGCTACCATCAGTTCCCTATTCTGAGGTTTAA
- a CDS encoding virulence factor SrfB: MPVEISLPPRYQLRVKENKSLDLPAIQIVAANSNIPHISRIICTVKGTPTKLAAEIQQKYKHFNSATPKKISNLCQLGQYPYQLKEPITEVVNCTLQVIVEYFDSNATGNPILSNRKHLSVSCNLWFSPDFQTIAMDTHMNPFELDTYLNKLSQQLSEKLNEKSQKRFPGWLALDFGTSNSTVTLFDPIEVPIAEILPREQELRLRQRLAEWLNSPVTSALPDVSVGEWEKFIANISKNLEIEPEQLSDVFESDNKALFLEAIRQIELCLGNSDRFRRAVSKKLYQIYHEVFRVPTLESQNLIPIVLDIDRRDTEIPSEMEVLQLAPLKLGMGREARDNRKKAIAYGASKTNPQGTTTSVKEIISRFHHSPKRYFGQNRTFPVIIDGQEENIQVNQLIQAAWAHLIELTEDYRQRARRRFSEGDLLTAVVTYPTVAPPVVRKEVKQLVEQLGIDDVQTAYDEAVSVAIFFLWREFGGNLNIGIESFKTRCRQIGNKWSQNVLVLDIGGGTTDLALIELTLEDKTPFFADNEDRGLGGRYYKLTPKLLGSSGHLQLGGELITLRIFRLLKIALADFLLTALTNGDIESDKLEDLINSELNERFLEEGNFKPGSLLKCVDKENPEGDVAFKDALDTAEKVLPTRWQQATQRLQTFYTLWDHAEAAKLKLGQKPLNDGSLFVFTLSEQQISELLAQSGVKFQIIIPDAISLTIDSQQFERSAISPIKEAIGIAKGLMESRLNSRDSQKVDWLILSGKTCNLDLVQHQIYQEFSKSPYFVWNPERITFVLEFTKLATSAGACYAEKLRRLRFDPEESKSLLRKGANQLEIDVKNLFYYLPCNFKRKTQSNELLGIFNAGQELYQLAVWESVAKVRTYWQGIQLTNIIYRQDYEDGDLRLWGSFDGKTLMEKLGMEEAQFLKQIKVQFEIDQTLQFSVLLCQGNPHYLIDVVGIDVNSAISEDLESSDLFIDGKLKWNIAVEGAYQDLNDGDIAINVLESATVDLPNAYHLVFAVDNNENKRLETFHYLQDGVTEPGKGLISNPLPPFPQSGQHTFYVYQTDSETNTKKWIRIGSLSKPDITTDYPCQYHITLDHKGILRMHAGEVPYWTSHNQECLQQEGCVYRAELELQPNEVDKERDPFCGIH; this comes from the coding sequence ATGCCTGTGGAAATTAGCCTTCCACCTCGTTATCAATTGCGTGTTAAAGAAAATAAAAGTTTGGATTTACCTGCTATTCAAATTGTGGCAGCTAATAGCAATATACCGCATATTTCTCGCATTATTTGCACTGTGAAAGGTACGCCAACGAAATTAGCAGCAGAAATTCAACAAAAATATAAACACTTTAACTCGGCTACACCCAAAAAAATCTCTAACTTATGTCAACTAGGTCAATATCCTTATCAGTTAAAGGAACCAATAACAGAAGTAGTAAACTGTACTTTACAGGTAATTGTTGAGTATTTCGATTCTAATGCTACAGGAAATCCAATTTTATCTAATCGTAAACATCTTAGTGTTTCCTGTAATCTTTGGTTTTCACCAGATTTTCAAACAATAGCAATGGATACGCACATGAACCCTTTTGAATTAGATACTTATCTGAATAAATTAAGTCAGCAATTGAGTGAAAAATTGAACGAAAAATCACAAAAAAGATTTCCTGGTTGGTTGGCTTTAGATTTTGGGACTTCTAACTCTACAGTGACACTTTTCGATCCTATTGAAGTCCCAATTGCGGAAATTTTACCACGAGAACAAGAACTCAGATTACGTCAACGTTTAGCAGAGTGGTTAAATTCTCCTGTGACTTCTGCTTTACCTGACGTAAGTGTGGGTGAGTGGGAAAAATTTATTGCTAACATTAGTAAAAATTTAGAAATTGAACCAGAACAGTTAAGTGACGTTTTTGAAAGTGATAACAAAGCGCTATTTTTAGAAGCTATTCGCCAAATTGAATTATGTCTAGGAAACAGTGACAGATTTCGTCGTGCTGTCAGTAAAAAACTTTATCAAATATATCACGAAGTCTTCCGTGTCCCAACTTTAGAATCACAGAATTTAATTCCTATAGTTTTAGATATTGACAGACGAGATACAGAAATTCCCAGTGAAATGGAAGTATTGCAACTAGCACCATTAAAGTTGGGAATGGGTAGAGAAGCCAGAGATAATAGAAAAAAAGCGATTGCATACGGTGCGTCAAAGACAAACCCTCAAGGTACAACTACTTCTGTTAAAGAAATTATTAGCAGATTTCACCACTCTCCCAAACGCTATTTTGGTCAAAATCGTACTTTCCCAGTAATTATAGATGGGCAAGAAGAAAATATTCAAGTTAATCAACTAATTCAAGCAGCTTGGGCGCATTTAATTGAATTAACTGAAGATTATCGTCAACGGGCTAGACGGAGATTTTCTGAGGGAGATTTATTAACAGCAGTTGTTACATACCCAACAGTAGCACCCCCAGTAGTTCGCAAAGAAGTTAAACAACTGGTGGAACAATTAGGAATTGATGATGTGCAAACAGCCTATGATGAAGCTGTGTCTGTAGCTATATTCTTTTTATGGCGAGAATTTGGGGGAAATCTCAATATTGGGATTGAATCTTTTAAAACTCGCTGTCGCCAAATTGGGAATAAATGGTCACAAAATGTTTTAGTTTTGGATATTGGTGGTGGGACTACAGATTTAGCTTTAATTGAATTAACATTAGAAGACAAAACTCCATTTTTTGCTGATAATGAAGACCGGGGTTTAGGCGGACGTTACTATAAACTGACTCCTAAATTATTAGGTTCTTCTGGGCATTTACAATTAGGTGGTGAATTAATTACTTTGCGGATTTTCCGCCTTTTAAAAATAGCACTGGCTGATTTTCTTTTAACGGCATTAACCAATGGAGATATCGAAAGCGATAAATTAGAAGACTTAATTAACTCCGAATTAAATGAACGCTTTTTAGAAGAAGGTAACTTTAAACCTGGTAGTTTATTAAAATGTGTAGATAAGGAAAATCCAGAAGGTGATGTTGCTTTTAAAGATGCTTTAGATACAGCCGAAAAAGTATTACCTACCCGCTGGCAACAAGCAACTCAACGCCTACAAACATTTTACACACTTTGGGATCATGCTGAAGCTGCTAAACTCAAATTAGGACAAAAACCACTTAACGATGGTTCTTTATTTGTTTTCACTCTTTCTGAACAACAAATTAGTGAACTACTTGCCCAAAGTGGAGTTAAGTTTCAAATTATTATCCCTGATGCTATTTCTCTGACTATCGATAGTCAGCAATTTGAACGCAGTGCAATTTCGCCAATTAAAGAAGCAATTGGAATTGCCAAAGGACTCATGGAAAGTCGCTTGAATTCTCGAGATAGTCAAAAAGTAGATTGGTTAATTCTCTCTGGTAAAACTTGCAATCTTGACTTGGTACAACATCAAATCTACCAAGAATTTAGTAAGTCTCCCTATTTTGTTTGGAACCCGGAACGCATTACTTTTGTTTTAGAATTTACTAAACTCGCTACTTCTGCTGGTGCTTGTTATGCTGAAAAGTTACGTCGATTAAGATTTGATCCTGAAGAATCAAAAAGTCTACTGCGTAAAGGTGCAAACCAGCTAGAAATAGATGTGAAAAATCTATTTTATTATTTACCTTGTAACTTCAAACGTAAAACCCAAAGTAATGAATTGTTAGGAATATTCAATGCTGGACAAGAACTCTATCAACTTGCAGTCTGGGAAAGTGTTGCTAAAGTTCGTACCTATTGGCAAGGTATACAATTAACAAACATTATCTATCGTCAAGACTATGAAGATGGCGATTTACGTCTATGGGGCAGTTTTGATGGTAAAACTTTAATGGAGAAATTAGGCATGGAAGAAGCACAGTTTCTCAAACAAATTAAAGTCCAATTTGAAATTGACCAAACTCTACAATTTAGCGTTTTGCTATGTCAAGGAAATCCACATTATTTAATAGATGTTGTGGGTATTGATGTCAATTCAGCTATATCGGAGGATTTAGAATCATCCGACTTATTTATTGATGGTAAATTAAAGTGGAATATCGCTGTTGAAGGTGCTTATCAGGACTTGAATGATGGTGATATTGCTATCAATGTTTTAGAGTCAGCAACAGTTGATCTACCTAATGCTTATCATTTAGTATTTGCGGTTGATAATAATGAAAATAAAAGACTAGAAACATTTCACTATTTACAAGATGGTGTGACAGAACCCGGAAAAGGTCTAATTAGTAATCCTTTACCACCTTTCCCTCAAAGTGGACAACACACTTTCTATGTTTATCAAACAGATAGTGAAACTAATACAAAAAAATGGATACGCATTGGTTCACTGAGTAAGCCAGATATTACTACAGATTACCCCTGTCAATATCATATTACTCTCGACCACAAGGGGATATTGCGAATGCACGCTGGTGAAGTTCCTTACTGGACATCACATAATCAAGAATGTCTCCAACAAGAAGGATGTGTTTATCGTGCAGAATTAGAATTACAACCCAATGAAGTTGATAAAGAACGTGATCCTTTTTGCGGAATACATTAA
- the ispE gene encoding 4-(cytidine 5'-diphospho)-2-C-methyl-D-erythritol kinase, translating to MRSYSLIAPAKINLYLEIIGDRPDGYHELAMILQSIDLADQIDIHPASTETIRVYCNHPQVPTDNSNLAYRAAALMATKFPDAFKNLGGIDITLNKRIPVAAGLAGGSTNAAAVLVGIDLLWNLGLTCAELEELGATLGSDVPFCISGGTAIATGRGEQLSPLPSLDHIHIVLAKYRSLEVSTPWAYNTYRQEFGGTYIRETANLAARANAVHSGEIVKAIVNKNTAEIAQKLHNDLERVVLPAYPQVLHLRELFATQPGVLGTMMSGSGPSVFAIVESAEQAEIVKIKIREAIPDPDLELFVTRTITHGIKIAP from the coding sequence ATGCGTTCTTATAGTTTAATTGCACCTGCCAAAATCAACTTATATTTGGAAATCATCGGCGACCGCCCTGATGGATATCATGAGTTAGCAATGATACTCCAAAGTATTGACCTAGCAGACCAAATTGATATCCACCCTGCCAGCACAGAGACGATTCGCGTTTACTGCAACCACCCACAAGTACCGACAGATAATAGTAACTTAGCATACCGGGCAGCAGCGCTAATGGCGACGAAATTTCCCGACGCGTTTAAAAATTTGGGCGGTATTGACATTACTCTAAACAAGCGAATTCCTGTAGCAGCAGGTTTAGCTGGTGGTTCCACAAATGCAGCAGCGGTATTGGTGGGGATAGATTTACTCTGGAACTTGGGACTAACTTGTGCAGAATTAGAAGAATTAGGCGCTACATTGGGTTCTGATGTGCCATTTTGTATTTCTGGGGGAACTGCGATCGCTACAGGCAGAGGTGAACAACTCTCTCCTTTACCAAGTTTAGATCACATCCACATAGTATTAGCCAAATATCGGAGTTTAGAAGTTTCTACTCCTTGGGCATACAACACCTATCGTCAAGAATTTGGTGGTACTTACATTAGAGAAACCGCAAATTTAGCAGCCCGTGCTAATGCAGTCCATTCGGGAGAAATAGTCAAAGCTATTGTCAATAAAAATACCGCAGAAATCGCCCAAAAACTGCACAATGATTTAGAACGGGTAGTATTGCCAGCTTATCCTCAAGTTTTGCATCTGCGGGAACTATTTGCAACTCAACCAGGAGTTTTAGGCACAATGATGTCTGGTTCTGGCCCTTCTGTATTTGCTATTGTAGAATCGGCAGAACAAGCAGAAATTGTCAAAATAAAGATCCGAGAAGCAATTCCTGATCCAGATTTAGAATTATTTGTGACTCGGACAATTACACATGGAATTAAAATCGCACCATGA